In Zingiber officinale cultivar Zhangliang chromosome 3B, Zo_v1.1, whole genome shotgun sequence, a single window of DNA contains:
- the LOC122056713 gene encoding probable methyltransferase PMT21, which produces MKKKDFKIRSQLTPLVIIILCVFFFYLGGVYYCDNTIAKEDATPTVQETSVPSLQIKSIAFPECSVDYQDYTPCTDPKSWRKYGSYRLSFMERHCPPIVERKQCLVPPPDGYKPPIRWPKSKDQCWYRNVPYDWINNQKANQHWLRKEGNKFFFPGGGTMFPNGVGAYIDLMQNLIPGMKDGTVRTAIDTGCGVASWGGDLLDRGILTVSLAPKDNHEAQVQFALERGIPAILGIISTQRLPFPSNSFDLAHCSRCLIPWTEFDGIYLLEIHRILRPGGFWVLSGPPVNYENRWRGWNTTAEEQKSNFEDLQKLLTSMCFNLYDKKDDIAVWQKSPNNTCYDQLSPSSYPPKCDDSMDPDSAWYTPLRACLTIPSQNYKLGLASIPNWPNRLHVAPERTSVVPSGVSGGFKHDEGKWKIRVNHYKSLLPALGSDQIRNVMDMNSLYGGLAAALVASPIWVMNVVSSYGPSSLGVVYDRGLIGTYHDWCEPFSTYPRTYDLLHLDGLFTAESHRCDMKYVLLEMDRILRPQGYAMIRESTYYLDAITTIAKGMRWKCNKHNTEFNEAGEKLLICQKNLWFANEEILL; this is translated from the exons atgaagaagaaagattTCAAGATAAGATCTCAGTTAACCCCCTTGGTGATTATTATTTTATGTGTATTTTTCTTCTATCTCGGAGGCGTCTATTATTGTGACAACACAATAGCCAAGGAGGATGCAACACCAACTGTTCAGGAAACTTCAGTACCTTCTCTGCAAATAAAGTCTATTGCATTTCCTGAGTGTAGCGTTGATTATCAGGATTATACACCTTGCACAGACCCTAAG AGTTGGAGAAAGTATGGTAGTTACAGGCTTAGTTTTATGGAGCGCCATTGCCCACCAATAGTTGAGAGGAAACAATGCTTGGTTCCTCCACCAGATGGGTATAAACCTCCAATTAGATGGCCAAAGAGCAAGGATCAATGTTGGTACAG AAATGTCCCCTATGACTGGATTAATAACCAGAAAGCTAATCAGCATTGGCTTAGAAAGGAAGGGAACAAATTCTTCTTTCCAGGTGGAGGTACCATGTTTCCCAACGGTGTTGGCGCATATATTGACCTTATGCAGAATCTAATTCCTGGAATGAAAGATGGAACTGTCCGAACTGCAATCGATACTGGTTGTGGG GTAGCGAGCTGGGGAGGTGATTTGTTAGACCGTGGTATTCTTACTGTATCTCTTGCTCCAAAAGATAATCATGAAGCTCAAGTACAATTTGCCCTCGAACGCGGCATTCCAGCAATTTTGGGCATCATATCTACTCAGCGTCTTCCATTCCCTTCAAACTCATTTGATCTGGCCCATTGCTCCAGATGTCTTATTCCATGGACAGAATTTG ATGGCATTTATCTTCTGGAGATACACAGAATACTTCGACCTGGTGGCTTCTGGGTTCTCTCTGGACCACCAGTAAACTATGAAAACAGATGGCGTGGGTGGAATACCACAGCGGAAGAACAGAAATCAAACTTTGAGGATTTACAGAAATTGCTAACAAGCATGTGTTTCAACCTATACGACAAAAAGGATGACATCGCGGTTTGGCAGAAGTCTCCAAACAACACTTGCTATGATCAACTTAGTCCATCTTCTTACCCACCTAAGTGTGATGATAGCATGGATCCAGATTCAGCATGGTACACTCCACTCCGTGCATGCTTAACTATTCCAAGCCAAAACTACAAGCTGGGGCTAGCTTCTATCCCGAATTGGCCGAACAGGTTGCATGTTGCTCCCGAGCGCACGTCTGTGGTTCCTAGTGGGGTTTCTGGTGGATTCAAGCATGACGAGGGTAAATGGAAGATCAGGGTAAATCACTACAAGTCTTTACTACCTGCTCTAGGAAGCGACCAAATTCGCAATGTCATGGACATGAATTCTTTGTATGGAGGGCTTGCCGCAGCACTTGTAGCTTCTCCAATTTGGGTGATGAATGTCGTCTCTTCTTATGGTCCAAGTTCTCTTGGTGTGGTCTATGACAGGGGACTAATTGGCACCTACCATGACTG GTGTGAGCCATTCTCAACATACCCTCGAACGTACGACCTCTTGCACCTCGATGGGTTATTTACTGCTGAAAGTCATAG ATGCGATATGAAATATGTGCTGCTCGAGATGGACAGAATCCTACGTCCCCAGGGCTACGCGATGATACGCGAATCGACCTATTATCTCGACGCAATAACCACCATTGCCAAAGGGATGCGATggaaatgcaacaaacacaacacCGAATTCAACGAGGCGGGAGAGAAGCTACTAATTTGCCAGAAGAATTTGTGGTTCGCGAATGAGGAAATCCTTCTTTAG
- the LOC122056715 gene encoding protein BREVIS RADIX-like isoform X2: MVLKVSGSSSRGKDSRRLRSRHYFDDEEMIPVARGRHLRGVLQAACSSSTPAWDVSYEEARSSARWTGGVDAVAAALEDVVLEDEGRPKEWVAQVEPGVHITFVSLPGGAGNDLRRIRFSREMFNKWQAQRWWGENYDRIMELYNVQRFNCQALSPPPRSDDDGGERESFYSKVGSTRESPAATRCSSRPPPPPMKGVCYPFVPDPSEQFFPPHLHYGAGSMDASRTTTSSRDEASISISNASDLETTEWVEEDEPGVFITIRELADGTRDLRRVRFSREKFGEVHAKLWWEENRERIQTQYL; the protein is encoded by the exons ATGGTGTTAAAGGTTTCTGGATCGTCGTCCCGGGGCAAGGATTCGCGCCGCCTCCGCAGCCGCCACTACTTCGACGACGAGGAGATGATCCCCGTAGCACGGGGCCGCCACCTCCGCGGTGTCCTGCAGGCAGCCTGTTCGAGCTCGACGCCGGCGTGGGACGTGAGTTATGAGGAGGCGAGGAGCAGCGCCAGGTGGACCGGCGGCGTCGACGCGGTGGCGGCGGCGCTGGAGGACGTGGTGCTGGAGGACGAAGGGCGGCCCAAGGAGTGGGTGGCGCAGGTCGAGCCGGGGGTGCACATAACCTTCGTGTCGCTCCCCGGCGGCGCCGGCAATGATCTCAGGCGCATCCGATTCAG CCGGGAGATGTTCAACAAATGGCAAGCGCAGCGGTGGTGGGGAGAGAACTACGACCGGATCATGGAGCTCTACAACGTCCAGAGATTCAACTGCCAAGCTCTGTCTCCGCCTCCAAGATCCGACGACGACGGCGGCGAG AGAGAGTCCTTCTATTCGAAGGTGGGTTCGACGCGAGAAAGCCCCGCCGCCACCAGATGCTCCagccggccgccgccgccgccgatgAAAGGCGTCTGCTACCCCTTCGTGCCGGATCCATCCGAGCAATTCTTCCCACCCCACCTCCACTACGGTGCCGGATCCATGGACGCGTCGAGGACGACCACCTCGTCCAGGGACGAAGCCTCCATTTCCATCAGCAACGCCAGCGATCTGGAGACAACCGAGTGGGTGGAAGAAGACGAACCGGGCGTGTTCATCACCATCCGCGAGCTCGCTGATGGCACTCGAGACCTCCGGCGAGTCCGATTCAG CCGCGAGAAATTCGGGGAGGTGCACGCCAAGCTGTGGTGGGAGGAGAACAGAGAAAGAATCCAGACACAATATCTATAG